A single window of Acanthopagrus latus isolate v.2019 chromosome 1, fAcaLat1.1, whole genome shotgun sequence DNA harbors:
- the LOC119022549 gene encoding protein Hook homolog 3-like, protein MTSNQEARHFDTMTTAAAPEGDNTRSRQEQEEKLILTAWQNMSSALQQHSLCECSTAPGPAQSFLSKQRQSTQARRALSPRLQPR, encoded by the exons ATGACCAGCAACCAGGAGGCCAGACACTTTGATACGATGaccacagcagctgctccagag GGTGATAACACAAGGTCCAGACAGGAACAAGAGGAGAAGCTGATCCTGACAGCCTGGCAGAACATG tcctcagctctgcagcagcacagtctGTGTGAGTGCTCCACAGCGCCAGGCCCGGCTCAGTCTTTCCTGTCCAAGCAGAGGCAGTCCACCCAGGCCAGGAGGGCCCTGTCGCCCCGGCTGCAGCCCAGGTAG
- the LOC119022542 gene encoding bestrophin-2-like: protein MTVTYTARVANARFCGFSKLLLAWKGSIYKVLYKEFLAFFAMYTAISITYRFFLHDDQKRYFEKLAIYCNHYASLIPMSFVLGFYVTLVVNRWWSQYTSIPLPDRLMCVLSGGLQGSDERGRLLRRTMMRYASLSALLILRSVSTAVFKRFPTMDHVVEAGFMSRDERKKFEGLHSPYNKYWIPCVWFTNLAAVARCEGRIKDDHTLKLLLEELNGFRGKCSMLFHYDMISVPLVYTQVVTLAVYSFFLVCLIGRQFLDPTQGYPGHDLDLYVPIFTLLQFFFYAGWLKVAEQLINPFGEDDDDFETNWLIDRNFQVSMMAVDEMYGDLPIMERDRYWNDSNPRPPYTAATLFVLRKPSFQGSTFDMAIPKEEMHFQPLEDIAENLEESGSRHPNMALFNRLLNAAPSPTGLMGGALRRTSAQLQRLRHSPSIDRCTSDDEDDDSCKIGKGGSLPSGLGQETQSTVCSFREEKSARTPLLEIEFAAEQERRGGQHENEKKEVIGVEGKSHEEWQMREEGGNAERQDTQAVSLLPPPPQSSRETSKRPASAIPSASRHPSAFLFHPAAHSSLEHCSSQPAINQNRAVPSTLKPPFGGNKMSFLTVPSCDEPQRFRSVSMGSELTGS from the exons ATGACTGTCACCTACACAGCCAGAGTTGCCAACGCCCGTTTCTGTGGCTTCTCCAAGCTGCTCCTGGCCTGGAAGGGCAGCATCTACAAGGTGCTGTACAAAGAGTTCCTGGCTTTCTTTGCCATGTACACGGCCATCAGCATCACTTACAG ATTTTTCCTGCATGATGACCAGAAGAGGTATTTTGAAAAGCTGGCGATTTACTGCAACCACTACGCCAGTCTCATCCCCATGTCCTTCGTGCTGG GTTTCTACGTGACCCTGGTGGTGAACCGGTGGTGGAGCCAGTACACCAGCATCCCGCTCCCTGACAGGCTCATGTGCGTCCTGTCCGGGGGCCTCCAGGGGAGCGACGAGCGAGGCCGCCTGCTGAGACGGACCATGATGCGCTACGCCAGTCTGTCAGCCCTGCTCATCCTGCGCTCCGTCAGCACGGCCGTGTTCAAACGTTTCCCAACCATGGACCATGTGGTGGAGGCCG GATTCATGTCAAGAGATGAACGGAAGAAGTTCGAGGGTCTCCACTCTCCTTATAACAAATACTGGATCCCCTGCGTTTGGTTCACCAACCTGGCGGCTGTGGCCCGCTGTGAGGGCCGGATCAAAGACGATCACACGCTCAAACTACTGCTGGAG gagcTGAATGGGTTCAGAGGGAAGTGCAGCATGCTGTTTCATTATGACATGATCAGTGTTCCCCTGGTCTACACTCAG GTGGTGACTTTGGCAGTTTACAGTTTTTTCCTCGTCTGTCTAATTGGTCGCCAGTTCCTGGACCCGACTCAAGGCTACCCAGGTCACGACCTCGACCTCTACGTGCCCATCTTCACCCTGCTGCAGTTCTTCTTTTATGCTGGGTGGCTGAAG GTTGCAGAGCAGCTGATCAACCCTTTcggagaagatgatgatgacttTGAAACCAACTGGctgattgacagaaatttccag GTGTCCATGATGGCGGTGGACGAGATGTATGGAGATCTGCCGATAATGGAGAGAGATCGCTACTGGAACGACTCCAACCCCAGACCCCCCTACACAGCAGCCACTCTCTTTGTCCTCCGCAAACCCTCCTTCCAAGGGTCCACTTTTGACATGGC GATCCCTAAAGAGGAGATGCACTTCCAGCCCCTGGAGGACATTGCTGAGAACCTGGAGGAGTCAGGCAGTCGTCACCCCAACATGGCCCTCTTCAACCGCCTACTCAATGCTGCCCCTTCTCCAACTGGCCTAATGGGAGGGGCTCTTCGCCGCACCTCAGCACAACTCCAGAGGCTACGCCACTCCCCCAGCATCGATCGATGCACCAGcgatgatgaagacgatgacAGCTGTAAAATAGGTAAAGGTGGGTCTCTGCCGTCAGGGCTGGGGCAGGAAACGCAGAGCACCGTGTGCAGTTTCAGGGAGGAGAAGAGCGCCAGAACACCTCTGCTGGAGATTGAGTTTGCGGCTGAGCAGGAGAGGCGAGGGGGGCAGCATGAGAATGAGAAGAAGGAGGTGATTGGAGTGGAGGGAAAGAGCCATGAAGAGTGGCAGATgagggaagaaggagggaaTGCAGAGAGACAGGACACCCAAGCTGTGTCtttgcttcctcctcctccccagtcCTCAAGGGAGACGTCCAAGCGACCAGCCTCCGCCATCCCCTCCGCCTCTCGTCATCCCTCTGCCTTCCTGTTCCACCCTGCTGCCCATTCCAGTCTGGAGCACTGCAGCTCCCAGCCAGCGATCAACCAGAACAGAGCTGTGCCCTCCACTCTCAAACCTCCCTTTGGgggaaacaaaatgtccttcCTCACTGTACCGTCTTGCGACGAACCTCAGCGTTTTCGCAGTGTGAGCATGGGATCAGAGCTCACCGGGTCTTAG